The window CAATCGGGAAGATTTGTTGTATAGGAGCCGGCTATGTTGGGGGACCGACATGTGCAATCATTGCTCATAATTGTCCCAGTATCCAAGTAACAGTGGTGGACCTCAGTGAAGAGAGAATAGCACAGTGGAATTCAGACAGATTACCCATATTTGAGGTTTGTgatcattttcataaaattcatcATTGTTGCTTTGGTTAGTATTAAGAAATAAATCATGTTAAttctgtttttttcatttttgctttaaTCTTGATGATCTTTTTCCATCTGAAACTGCACATCTTAGAATGGGTACTTTTTTCCCAGTAAAGTTAAGTGAGAGAAggatgatatatatattattagtcATATATATAATCATTGATTCCATGCATGTTACGActgaaaatagatataaacaacgCCGGAAAAAGTTTTTAGAACCACAGATAATCTATAAGCACACATTACTTATTAAAGACAGTACTATAATTTTTGAGTTGCTATCTCATCAATTGACATATATACCCCTAACCCACATCAATTTTTATTCatagaaatatttgatatttgattataattatcagacttttaaaatgtttgttcAAAATCATGACAAAAAATGAAAGCTTGTTGTGTTCTCATAATATTTGTATATGCTATGCattgtatttcttttattatatgagtGCAAATATTTTTTTGCGCCATATAATGGTATCATGTTGTCATCGTCTGCGTTGTCTTAAGActcatttataatataattaGTTTCTGGACATGAATAACTTAAGTTTTattgaatggatctctataaatttttaccaaaagGTTGAAGaaaatttttttaattggacaatattgtgcaatagatttgtaagatcttgacagttgttttgtgtcagaaacttatattatgtcaaaggagtaggttcagtaagacccctttttggccccaaaatatagcagttttgaaaaatgtaaaaatacaactggaaagttatttattggaaagtagaatgcttctgctacataaatatgggctgtttttgacaatacaatgcacacatACCGTGTACTAGCCTCATCaaatcatgctaaattactgaaatcttcacaattttagcattttagttaaatttaagacggtttccatcttaaatgaaagtggccgcatttgtgttcattctttaatattgaaatgtaagttgtatttgatcaTCATACAATCACATacataaaggttgaggatgaacacggatggtcactttcatttttgacaaaaaccatttgaaaagtgacatttttggcatatatttgatagatttttcatatttaagcttgaatggAAGCGTTTTTAATGAcggaatcagttaaaatctttcactcaaactaattgaatcaactgaaatagacacttaagtgtttaaaaagtgtccaaaatctttcgttagatgaacctgaaatttgaggccaaaatcagtcCTTATCGGACCTACGCCTTTTtgatcacaatctaaattcaaagctgtatcaagcttaaatgttgtggtCATTCTTGCCCCAATTGTTCAGGGTTtgacatctgcggtcgtataaagctgcgccctgcttAACACCTGGTTACATACTGTATTCAGAATTGATGGGCTATTCTAACAATGACCAGATTTAATTGTGAATAATACAAAATCTGAGAAAGTTTACAATATGAGTTTATATTAGTGCTTTACATACATGTGGTATAGGTGAGAAAAATAGTTTATAACCTTCTGTAAAATTGTTATTTGCCCTTGAAAATAATCAATGAAAGTTCAAGTAATTATTGATATGTTTGAAGAAAGTAATGTTTTATAACTTGAAAAAAATGACATGACATATGTCTGTGAACTATTGCTCTAGAAAAAAACAAGTTGAAAAAAGGATGTTATATCgatcatttcatttcatttatataaacTTTAGCTTTCTGATTGAAAACTAGAAAGTGTTGATGATAGAGCAATTTATGATAGAAACAAAGGTCGAGGAAAGCTGGGCAAAGGGATTATTTTCTCCCTTCATCCATAATGGCAaacaacaattattattttttctgctTAAGTTAGTTTGATATGAATTAATGTTGATAGATCAATGGTATTTTGTATAAAGTTGCTTCACTATCAGTACATatcactcacaccacatctgcctttatctataTCAGATTGACAACTAGTTCTAGGCCCTGCCCCCTATGGTCATATCAGATTGACAACTAGTTCCAGGCCCTGCCCCTATGGACATATCAGATTGACAACTAGTTCCAGGCCCTGCCCCTATGGACATATCAGATTGACAACTAGTTCCAGGCCCTGTCCCCTATGGACATATCAGATTGACAACTAGTTCCAGGCCCTGTCCCCTATGGACATATCAGATTGACAACTAGTTCCAGGCCCTGCTCCCTTTGGACTTGAATTAATTAGCAATAGCAATTGACCTTTTTTTAGCTTTAGTTAGATTGATAGGAACTACTTACTTCATTACTTAGAAAAAGATACTTTCtataaataaagttatataaCTGTCTGTTCATCTCAGTTTGTCAACCATTTTCAGGCCCTGCCCTCTAGATCATAGTCCAGCGACtgtattagttataaataagCTCTAGATCTTGGTCCAGCAACtgtattagttataaataagCTCTAGATCACTGTTCAGcgactatattagttataaataagttCTAGATCACGGTCCAGCGACtgtattagttataaataagaTCTAGATCACGGTCCAGCGACtgtattagttataaataagCTCTAGATCACGGTCCACGACtgtattagttataaataagCTCTAGATCACGGTCCTGCGACTGTATAAGTTATAAATAAGCAATGATGCTGTCCTTCAGATtgtattttttactgaattttatgccaacagcatgaacaggcGAGACATAtgtctgtgtcaacagtttattaaaaaagataatgaaaaaatTTGATGGAGGAGTCTGTATTTCTGCTTAAGACAAAGGCAAAGGCATTTAAATCTTATTGTGAGGTCAAAGTTAAGGGACAAATTATTCTTGCTATAAGGTTAAATATTAGGGTTCACATTAATCTTATTGAAAGGTTAAATCTTCGGTGCTTAATAAATTTTCACAAATTAGAAAACTGTTAAGTCAACTGCTAAAGGAAAAAGCTGACAATACATGTATCACTAAATGAATTGAGTCTTTGTTGTAATTATCATTTGCATCTATCACATTTACTCCCAGCAATGTTACTCAGTAAATGAAATGAGTCTTTGTTGTAATTATCATGTGCATCTATCACATTTACTCCCAGCAATGTTACTCAGTAAATGAAATGAGTCTTTGTTGTAATTATCATGTGCATCTATCACATTTACTCTCAGCAATGTTACTCAGTAAATGAAATGAGTCTTTGTTGTAATTATCATGTGCATCTATCACATTTACTCCCAGCAATGTTACTCAGTAAATGAAATGAGTCTTTGTTGTAATTATCATGTGCATCTATCACATTTACTCCCAGCAATGTTACTCAGTAAATGAAATGAGTCTTTGTTGTAATTATCATGTGCATCTATCACATTTTCTCCCAGCAATGTTACTCAGTAAATGAAATGAGTCTTTGTTGTAATTATCATATGCATCTATCACATTTTCTCCCAGCAATGTTACTCAGTAAATGTAGTAGATATGACAGGAGACGTAAAGCTGTTGTAGGAATGCATAGAAATAATCATTATTTTATCAGCATGTCACATTATCTCATCAAAAACAATCATTAAAAACTGAATATAATCAAATCAAAGAATACGACATGATaatgtctttatatatatatatatacaaataaaagataaaactcCTTGATAGAGAACCTCAGTATAttgatgtatttgttttttagCCTGGATTGGATGATATAGTGAAAGGATGTCGAGGCAAAAACTTATTCTTCAGTACAGATGTGGAAAAAGAAATAATAGAGGCTGACCTTATATTTATCTGTGTTAATACACCCACTAAAAATTATGGTGTAGGGAAGGTAAGTCATTCATTTGTGTCCACACTCCAACTTTAAGTAACTTAATTTTGTGGTGTTATCACACCTACACACCTAATGGTGTCTACGTATACATTCACACTCAAACATCTGGTGTAGGGAAGTAAGTcattgatctgtgtccacactcaaacttaaaataattaaacttaTGGTGTCAACACTTTCTGGAATGTATGGTGTTAACACAGCCATTTAAACTTATAGTTTCAAATCACTTACTTAAACTTATTTTGTTAACTCACCCACTTAATTTTATGATGTCAATGTTCAGTCAACACCCACTGAAACCTGTGACGTCAAAACTCAATGACATTTATGCTGTCAAACTGGAACTTATTGTATCATGAAATTGTGACTGAGTTAAAATTGTTACATTGAACAAAATAAGTACCTCTATATCGAATGATGCTGTTTCATTTTGAAAGTTACCAATTTGAAGCCAATTATTTTGAATTCTTTTGTTAGATTTTCAGGTACtttgtaaaatttattgtttGATTATTGTTCTAGGGAAGAGCAGCAGATTTAAAGTATATAGAATCAGCTGCTAGAATGATTGCCACTGTCTCAACCAAGTCTAAAATTGTGGTGGAGAAAAGTACAGTACCAGTGAAAGCTGCAGAGAGTATAGCAAATATACTGAAGGCTAATGTGAAACCTGGGGTCAAATATCAGGTAAGGGGTCAATCCTGAAGGCAAATGTGAAACCTGGGTTCAAATATCAGGTAAGGGATCAATTCTGAAGGCAAATGTGAAACCTGGGGTCAAATATCAGGTAAGGGGTCAATCCTGAAGGCTAATGTGAAACCTGGGGTCAAATATCAGGTAAGGGGTCAATCCTGAAGGCTAATGTGAAACCTGGGGTCAAATATCAGGTAAGGGGTCAATCCTGAAGGCAAATGTGAAACCTGGGGTCAAATATCAGGTAAGGGATCAATTCTGAAGGCTCATGTGAAACCTGGGGTCAAATATCAGGTAAGGGGTCAATCCTGAAAGCTAATGTGAAACCTGGGGTCAAATATCAGGTAAGGGGTCAGTCCTTAGGGGGAGAAAAGTACAGTACCAGTCAAGGCTGCAGAGAGTATAGCAAATATACTGAAGGCTAATGTGAAACCTGGGGTCAAATATCAGGTAAGGGGTCAGTCCTTAGGGGGAGAAAAGTACAGTACCAGTCAAGGCTGCAGAGAGTATAGCAAATATTCTGAAGGCAAATGTGAAACCTGGGGTCAAATATCAGGTAAGGGGTCAATTCTGAAAGCTAATGTGAAACCTGGGGTCAAATATCAGGTAAGGGGTCAGTCCTTAGGGGGAGAAAAGTACAGTACCAGTCAAGGCTGCAGAGAGTATAGCAAATATACTGAAGGCCAATGTGAAACCTGGGGTAAAATATCAGGTAAGGGGTCAATCCTGAAGGCTAATGTGAAACCTGGGGTCAAATATCAGGTAAGGGGTCAATCCTTAGGCTAAAGGGAAAGATTTTAGTACTGAGTAACAGTCAAAGCTGCTTAGAGTATCATAAGTATATTGAAAGCTAATGTTAAACATACTTGAAAAATCAGATAATCATGATTATTCGTCAACCTTGAGGTTATGCGGACAAGGATATAGTACAGCCAAAAAACATTTATTGTCTCTCAAAGTAAAGTAATACAGCTTGTCCTTATTTTTCTAATTATTAGATAGCACAGACAGTCAGGGAAATTGTTTACATACATTGTATGATCACATAAGAAAATATATGATGCCAATGTGTGAGTGCTTTAGATGTCAATAAGCAAAATTAGGGGTCAAGTGTCAGGTATTAACATAAACAGAGAAATTCAAGTTTGACAAAAACCTggtaggggagataactctataaattTAGTGCTGTGATTGCACTATTCAGTATCAAACACAATTATCATAATCAGTGTTACTTAGAGGCTCATGCTAACAAGGTAACTCATCCTAGACACTAAGATACAGTTTAACAAGTTTTGTGTGACATTCCCTGACACAAACAATCATTGTTTCTGTTATATGTTGGTATTCTTACAGATTTTGTCAAACCGTGAATTCTTAGCATACAACAGTGTATGCAGTGTTAAAGATTTGGACTGACTAACCAAACCATCATTGtttctgttatatgttgataatCTTACAGATTTTGTCCAACCCCGAATTCTTAGCTGAGGGTACAGCTGTGAAGGATCTGTTACAACCAGACAGAGTTTTGATTGGAGGGGACCAAACACCAGAAGGTCACGAGGCCATCCAGGCATTATGTTGGGTGTATGGACATTGGGTGTCTAAAGATAGAATTATAACTATGAACACATGGTCTTCAGAATTGTCGAAACTGGTTAGTTTAAATagctatagatataagaagatgtggtatgagtgctaatgagacaactccatccaagtcacaatttgtaaaagaaaaaccatgaATACATATCTGAACAAATTAGTTTATTTGACTAGGAAGACTGAAAAACTACCTAAAATAGTAACATATACAGTGGTTAATACATGGTATTCAGAACTTTTAAtggttggtatttttttttaaaccaataacATTGAAATATAAGAATTGCAGTCAATAATTGTAACTTGATTATTTTTTAGAAAGACTTGAAACCAAACAAATCAGAAATAGGATTTAAAGTATATACCTGGTTTATATGCTATTTACACTAATACTTAATAGACATCCAGAAGCAATTACACAGTTCTTTGTACATGTTTTGACACTTCTGTGATCAATACTATTTGTTTacacattttgacatgtttttattgatattttttttacaggcaGCCAATGCATTTTTAGCACAGAGAATCTCCTCAATAAATGCCATGTCAGCAATTTGTGAATCAACTGGAGCAGATGTTACCGAAGTAGCACATGCTGTCGGCATGGATACCAGAATAGGCAATAAATTCCTGAAAGCTAGTGTGGGTAAGTGTCGTTGTCATGGATACCAGAATGAACagtaaattctgaaaaattatgCTAGTAAGACAATTGCAAGTTGTTATTGATACAATACCTCTTTTAATAGACAGTTGTAGTAAGTGTAATGTTGTCGTTGTTATGGAGACTAGATTAAACAAAGTTCTTGGGTGGTAAATGC of the Mytilus galloprovincialis chromosome 8, xbMytGall1.hap1.1, whole genome shotgun sequence genome contains:
- the LOC143042889 gene encoding UDP-glucose 6-dehydrogenase-like isoform X3, which codes for MTIGKICCIGAGYVGGPTCAIIAHNCPSIQVTVVDLSEERIAQWNSDRLPIFEPGLDDIVKGCRGKNLFFSTDVEKEIIEADLIFICVNTPTKNYGVGKGRAADLKYIESAARMIATVSTKSKIVVEKSTVPVKAAESIANILKANVKPGVKYQILSNPEFLAEGTAVKDLLQPDRVLIGGDQTPEGHEAIQALCWVYGHWVSKDRIITMNTWSSELSKLAANAFLAQRISSINAMSAICESTGADVTEVAHAVGMDTRIGNKFLKASVGYGGISGFGGSCFQKDVLNLVYLCECLNLPEVAEYWQQVININDYQRRRFANKIIESLFNTVTNKNIAIFGFAFKKDTGDTRESAAIYICKYLMDEGAKLHIYDPKVEEKQLITELTHPAISDDPSRVKELVTIHKDPYEAANNTHALVVCTEWDEFINYDYEKIYGSMLKPAFLFDGRIILDHQKLMGLGFNVITIGKRLQRPNVHRPYAQAPAQ
- the LOC143042889 gene encoding UDP-glucose 6-dehydrogenase-like isoform X2, yielding MEKLFYCSKLDMTIGKICCIGAGYVGGPTCAIIAHNCPSIQVTVVDLSEERIAQWNSDRLPIFEPGLDDIVKGCRGKNLFFSTDVEKEIIEADLIFICVNTPTKNYGVGKGRAADLKYIESAARMIATVSTKSKIVVEKSTVPVKAAESIANILKANVKPGVKYQILSNPEFLAEGTAVKDLLQPDRVLIGGDQTPEGHEAIQALCWVYGHWVSKDRIITMNTWSSELSKLAANAFLAQRISSINAMSAICESTGADVTEVAHAVGMDTRIGNKFLKASVGFGGSCFQKDVLNLVYLCECLNLPEVAEYWQQVININDYQRRRFANKIIESLFNTVTNKNIAIFGFAFKKDTGDTRESAAIYICKYLMDEGAKLHIYDPKVEEKQLITELTHPAISDDPSRVKELVTIHKDPYEAANNTHALVVCTEWDEFINYDYEKIYGSMLKPAFLFDGRIILDHQKLMGLGFNVITIGKRLQRPNVHRPYAQAPAQ
- the LOC143042889 gene encoding UDP-glucose 6-dehydrogenase-like isoform X1; its protein translation is MKLCKLDMTIGKICCIGAGYVGGPTCAIIAHNCPSIQVTVVDLSEERIAQWNSDRLPIFEPGLDDIVKGCRGKNLFFSTDVEKEIIEADLIFICVNTPTKNYGVGKGRAADLKYIESAARMIATVSTKSKIVVEKSTVPVKAAESIANILKANVKPGVKYQILSNPEFLAEGTAVKDLLQPDRVLIGGDQTPEGHEAIQALCWVYGHWVSKDRIITMNTWSSELSKLAANAFLAQRISSINAMSAICESTGADVTEVAHAVGMDTRIGNKFLKASVGYGGISGFGGSCFQKDVLNLVYLCECLNLPEVAEYWQQVININDYQRRRFANKIIESLFNTVTNKNIAIFGFAFKKDTGDTRESAAIYICKYLMDEGAKLHIYDPKVEEKQLITELTHPAISDDPSRVKELVTIHKDPYEAANNTHALVVCTEWDEFINYDYEKIYGSMLKPAFLFDGRIILDHQKLMGLGFNVITIGKRLQRPNVHRPYAQAPAQ